The following coding sequences lie in one Fusarium poae strain DAOMC 252244 chromosome 1, whole genome shotgun sequence genomic window:
- a CDS encoding hypothetical protein (TransMembrane:1 (o12-30i)~CAZy:CE16), whose product MSKEWKSAHLSTAAFYAIVVLCIFTLPLLFRLPKLPMSIWLSPYNIRESNERYIMAFGDSYTRSGFKMNWTYTKTGTEMDDMEKSERPNGKLLDGPSAINPIGNPKLPGITSSGGKNWIINMATEFNTTLTLAYIFARSGSTVDDNIIPVRIPNRFTFGNQIIHFNDTIGHRPDYAPWTPKNTVATIWFGINDLGLVLNRGGLEGIDDRLEAANRRIFELTELLYDIGLRQFVFIEVPPVELYPGHQTKKCDPSHKHKHEMFLYGVNLWNRALRENTIQFGQTHPDAEATYVDVWDIFYQAFFYPKSLEAKNATCIDPKGKDCLWADGGHAGRKIHQLIGARVAEKAWGEETS is encoded by the exons ATGTCTAAAGAGTGGAAATCAGCACATCTGTCAACGGCTGCTTTCTATGCTATAGTCGTCTTGTGTATATTTACCTTGCCGCTTCTTTTCAGGCTTCCCAAGCTGCCTATGTCTATCTGGCTAAGCCCGTATAACATACGGGAGTCAAATGAACGTTACATCATGGCTTT CGGCGATTCCTATACCCGTAGTGGTTTCAAAATGAACTGGACATATACCAAAACCGGCACCGAAATGGACGATATGGAGAAAAGCGAAAGACCAAACGGCAAGCTATTAGATGGCCCAAGTGCTATCAATCCAATCGGCAACCCGAAACTACCAGGTATAACATCGTCAGGTGGGAAAAACTGGATCATAAATATGGCTACAGAGTTTAATACCACGCTTACATTGGCATATATCTTTGCACGATCGGGATCTACAGTAGATGACAACATCATACCGGTGAGAATACCAAACCGATTCACCTTTGGGAACCAGATTATTCATTTCAACGACACAATTGGACATCGCCCTGACTATGCTCCGTGGACCCCGAAGAATACCGTTGCCACAATTTGGTTTGGCATCAACGACCTGGGCCTAGTCTTGAACAGAGGGGGCTTGGAAGGTATAGACGATCGATTAGAAGCGGCAAATCGACGCATTTTCGAGCTTACGGAACTTCTCTACGACATAGGCCTTCGTCAATTTGTATTCATTGAGGTTCCAC CCGTCGAATTATATCCTGGGCACCAAACGAAGAAGTGCGACCCAAGtcacaaacacaaacacGAAATGTTTCTATATGGAGTCAACCTTTGGAACAGGGCACTTAGAGAAAATACCATACAGTTCGGACAAACCCATCCCGACGCCGAAGCTACTTATGTGGACGTGTGGGATATATTCTACCAAGCATTCTTCTATCCCAAGTCTTTGGAAGCAAAGAACGCAACGTGCATTGATCCGAAAGGCAAAGACTGT CTATGGGCTGATGGAGGACATGCTGGGCGGAAGATCCACCAGCTTATCGGTGCTAGAGTAGCTGAGAAAGCCTGGGGAGAGGAAACTTCATAA
- a CDS encoding hypothetical protein (SECRETED:SignalP(1-20)~TransMembrane:2 (n5-15c20/21o36-58i70-91o)), producing MFNNAVISFLQLWLATLAFAAPIADDAISATSAKPWHYGTGGGIIGFIVLVLDILVWIEVLQSNRPVSHKILWCLVVFLFPIVGMLVYYLFSNRQAHMRSGGYEPVP from the exons ATGTTTAATAACGCCGTCATCTCCTTCCTCCAGCTCTGGCTCGCGACGCTTGCCTTTGCTGCCCCCATCGCTGATGATGCCATCAGCGCGACCTCTGCTAAGCCCTGGCACTACGGCACTGGCGGTGGAATCATTGGATTCATTGTTTTAGTTCTCGATATCCTCGTATGGA TCGAGGTTCTCCAGTCCAACCGTCCCGTTTCCCACAAGATTCTCTGGTGTCTtgtcgtcttcctcttccccATCGTCGGAATGCTCGTTTATTACCTGTTCTCCAACCGTCAAGCTCACATGAGAAGCGGAGGCTACGAGCCAGTCCCTTAG
- a CDS encoding hypothetical protein (TransMembrane:2 (i162-183o203-220i)) has protein sequence MSRSRQSVRYYFWLESRHARLGTVSQVDLHMGAVQLLLTTCEKSGVRLTEGIKRATFWQDLNSSVLVGSKRMFHHKSFAEIKWERDSISRDLLQLPAGFQIRSHLFIDEFIEVLEDIYALERIRDDYRPADCVVSGVFINGHTASIQSRLQALPKETSMSRCCYLGSYLCSVMLCCTANISTQLLHELQETYHNPVWDDDADLLLWLIYMGGAFSPCGPVRSSYINMLRSAMSERYGVTKSWTETYEILRDFLWSDVAFRIEVRKVWEEAFAQ, from the exons ATGTCTCGGAGTCGACAATCGGTGCGATATTACTTTTGGTTGGAGTCGAGGCAT GCCCGACTAGGAACGGTATCGCAAGTAGACCTGCATATGGGAGCTGTGCAGCTTCTACTTACAACTTGCGAGAAATCAGGTGTTCGTCTTACCGAAGGGATCAAACGTGCGACATTCTG GCAAGACCTGAATTCCTCCGTCCTAGTTGGTTCAAAACGCATGTTCCACCATAAGAGCTTTGCAGAGATCAAGTGGGAAAGAGACTCTATTTCTAGGGATCTCCTACAACTACCAGCAGGCTTCCAGATACGTTCCCATCTCTTCATCGATGAGTTTATAGAAGTGCTAGAAGATATATACGCCCTTGAACGCATCCGCGACGATTACCGACCGGCCGATTGCGTAGTATCGGGAGTATTCATCAATGGCCACACGGCATCCATACAATCTCGGCTACAAGCCCTCCCGAAGGAGACATCAATGTCGAGATGTTGCTATCTTGGATCGTATCTATGTTCTGTCATGCTATGCTGTACG GCCAACATATCAACGCAGTTGCTCCATGAACTTCAGGAGACATACCATAATCCCGTGTGGGATGATGATGCCGATTTATTGCTCTGGCTTATCTACATGGGGGGTGCATTCTCCCCCTGTGGACCTGTACGCTCAAGTTACATCAATATGTTGAGATCAGCAATGTCTGAACGATACGGTGTGACGAAGTCATGGACTGAGACATATGAGATACTGAGGGACTTTCTTTGGTCAGATGTGGCTTTCAGAATTGAAGTCAGGAAAGTCTGGGAAGAGGCATTCGCGCAATGA
- a CDS encoding hypothetical protein (TransMembrane:5 (o22-51i137-157o163-187i199-219o256-274i)), with protein MPSYLVDQKVCKPLEDVVDSDVAGWGVITAFTAAIVLNLSAIVIAYLLLALPDDRYQPVDRLLLGMIGLRIPSPPSCDRPTNTRDRSGIASAPPTPVPPVESPIPRTVPESFRDNKVERNWTLALKALVLGMGDQQLFTGMALMIPMLLMTAGLHGLDESLSVYSFKVVTMLAYFSFIIQLCSLTVIPNDTTEKQPLRYFRAGIMMLFLWILIFCMVISQSVTFRFNSNVSVKCALQNLHIVDPQRPGYTVLSDEAIIFFNLLVLIAIIMLEYFRRVRGLLKPDSSGSTRNATPVVEPTTNTATITIERPKDKDTIEHRFWLHLGLDNFECSFLLELIWMLFYFTFGLANLCKFLIDGHANIGAVEPSFGQLVPIFLLAHPFVSASEAISSESSCMFPSL; from the exons ATGCCAAG TTACCTCGTCGACCAAAAGGTGTGCAAACCTCTTGAGGACGTTGTTGATTCAGACGTTGCCGGATGGGGA GTCATCACTGCATTCACTGCAGCTATTGTCCTAAACCTTTCTGCTATCGTAATAGcatatcttcttcttgccttgCCTGATGATAGATACCAACCGGTCGACCGACTCCTTCTTGGAATGATAGGATTACGCATTCCTTCTCCACCGTCATGCGACCGTCCTACAAACACTCGAGACCGTAGTGGTATTGCTTCTGCGCCACCAACACCTGTTCCCCCGGTGGAGTCTCCTATACCAAGAACCGTTCCTGAGTCATTTCGTGATAACAAAGTCGAGAGAAATTGGACTTTGGCGTTGAAGGCTCTGGTCCTTGGAATGGGCGATCAACAACTATTCACCGGCATGGCCCTCATGATACCAATGCTGCTAATGACAGCAGGTTTGCATGGTTTGGATGAATCTCTCTCTGTTTACTCATTCAAAGTTGTTACCATGCTGGCCTACTTCTCTTTTATTATCCAGTTGTGTTCCCTTACAGTCATTCCAAACGATACCACCGAAAAACAACCCTTGAGATACTTCAGAGCTGGTATTATGATGCTTTTTCTTTGGATTCTAATATTTTGCATGGTTATTTCACAGTCAGTAACCTTCCGTTTCAACTCGAATGTCTCCGTCAAATGCGCACTACAAAATCTACATATAGTGGACCCTCAGAGGCCAGGCTATACAGTTTTATCTGATGAAGCtatcatcttcttcaacttATTAGTCCTTATAGCAATCATCATGCTCGAATACTTCAGGCGAGTAAGGGGGCTCCTTAAACCGGATTCATCAGGTAGTACTAGAAATGCAACGCCTGTGGTTGAGCCAACAACTAACACGGCGACTATAACAATTGAACGCCCTAAGGATAAAGATACAATTGAACACAGGTTTTGGCTACATCTTGGCTTGGACAATTTCGAATGTAGCTTCCTCTTGGAGCTTATATGGATGCTGTTCTATTTTACATTTGGATTAGCGAATCTTTGCAAGTTTCTCATCGACGGACACGCGAACATTGGCGCTGTTGAGCCCAGCTTCGGTCAACTCGTCCCTATCTTCTTACTCGCTCATCCATTTGTGTCTGCCTCGGAAGCGATTTCAAGTGAGTCATCATGCATGTTCCCCAGTTTGTAG
- a CDS encoding hypothetical protein (TransMembrane:4 (i39-60o80-97i130-149o600-623i)), with amino-acid sequence MVVQDSMRHEGKLYEPVPQGWPTDVATLKDSSLPKWQNILLSSSLFLIPAPFIVLAVYIISLNQQPESQLGSRVMEAASIAATLWPIAFAAVLGTVLRSVALYSCERGTTLGTLEILLGSLTLTNTLKSFFWVKLFSFWSPILMLAWTLSPLGGQSVLRAVALQPEIASYSFPIISYPSTQFSAGFDELPALYALPFGLRTIFGAAFSSSATRLMHVNGSSSNFEEALEQVGGPDEARRLCKQDVWGNVRLPYLHLLDGYDSNDPHKWVYVPNDTIPPYEALVGIPIRGVPTMRAGNSTMMVQSSYISLSCKPWINGTAWLQDNISQLVLADSIVSEGAIGLNYPNHSFFQAYRESRESIFGSPNAPPNFQLDMVKDKYLNETWKGRNSTVLDTSRDRPLKQNLAFFAASVNDSSDRFSWGMTTCSPSTSYVDAEVKCSRSTDFGFLSCSVERLRHTKGHTVRANTTVFSFAYNLPVLAWTTRLIPDPEGGQNDLLNLFFRDPTLARPIGEFYKFTEFITPPPLDKVPFKIFEARLGAILNTVVRASFEQSIIVGADGISPSSKVMSDRFINNTITPLADWANSTGTWTEFDGQVYKVDWLWMSLYGISSLAMIIFTIGHVALQCKIRSPDILSSVSMLTRDSTYFAVPDGGSMLGGIERIRMLKNEHVRIGDIQPQFDIGKIAFSNWKGTAVLDRGRRYI; translated from the exons ATGGTCGTTCAAGACAGCATGAGACATGAAGGAAAACTATATGAGCCAGTGCCGCAAGGTTGGCCCACTGACGTAGCCACATTGAAGGACTCGTCTTTACCAAAATGGCAGAACATCCTTCTGTCAAGCAGCTTGTTTCTCATACCAGCACCATTTATAG TACTCGCAGTGTACATAATTTCTCTCAACCAGCAACCTGAGTCGCAGCTCGGAAGTCGTGTTATGGAGGCTGCGAGCATTGCCGCAACGTTGTGGCCCATCGCGTTTGCAGCTGTGCTTGGTACGGTGTTAAGAAGTGTCGCCCTGTACAGTTGCGAGAGAGGGACAACACTTGGT ACACTTGAGATCCTACTTGGCAGCCTTACACTGACGAATACACTCAAGTCATTCTTCTGGGTGAAGTTGTTCAGCTTTTGGTCTCCAATCCTGATGTTGGCCTGGACTTTGAGCCCCCTAGGTGGTCAAAGTGTGCTTCGTGCTGTGGCTCTGCAACCTGAAATAGCATCCTATTCTTTTCCCATCATTTCCTACCCGTCCACCCAATTTAGCGCCGGATTTGATGAACTGCCAGCTTTGTATGCACTACCTTTCGGCCTACGAACAATATTCGGAGCAGCATTCTCATCGTCAGCCACCCGTTTAATGCATGTCAATGGGTCGAGTTCCAATTTTGAAGAGGCCTTGGAACAGGTTGGCGGACCCGATGAGGCCAGACGGCTATGTAAACAGGATGTCTGGGGTAATGTGCGGCTTCCCTATTTGCATTTGCTCGACGGATACGATTCCAACGACCCCCACAAATGGGTGTATGTTCCGAATGACACGATCCCTCCCTATGAAGCCCTTGTCGGGATACCAATCCGTGGAGTACCAACCATGCGAGCTGGAAACTCTACTATGATGGTCCAATCATCATATATCTCCTTGTCG TGCAAACCATGGATCAATGGAACCGCTTGGCTTCAAGATAATATATCACAGCTGGTTTTGGCCGATTCTATTGTCTCTGAAGGCGCCATCGGTCTCAACTACCCCAACCACTCCTTCTTTCAAGCTTACCGCGAGAGTAGGGAGTCAATATTCGGCTCGCCAAATGCTCCGCCGAATTTCCAGTTGGACATGGTTAAGGACAAGTATCTCAACGAGACTTGGAAAGGTCGCAATTCTACAGTCCTAGATACAAGTCGAGATCGACCGCTGAAGCAAAACTTGGCTTTCTTCGCCGCCAGTGTCAATGACTCTAGTGATAGATTTTCCTGGGGTATGACAACATGCAGCCCCAGCACTTCCTATGTCGATGCTGAGGTAAAATGCTCTCGGTCCACTGACTTTGGATTCCTCTCATGTTCCGTTGAGAGACTGCGACACACAAAAGGACACACCGTCAGAGCAAATACCACTGTTTTCTCATTTGCATATAACCTTCCAGTACTAGCATGGACCACTCGCCTCATTCCCGACCCAGAAGGAGGGCAGAACGACTTACTCAACCTCTTCTTTCGAGATCCAACCCTAGCTCGTCCAATTGGGGAATTCTACAAATTCACAGAGTTTATTACACCACCACCATTGGACAAAGTACCGTTCAAAATCTTTGAGGCCAGATTGGGAGCCATTCTGAATACAGTTGTCAGAGCTTCCTTCGAGCAGTCCATCATTGTTGGCGCTGATGGGATATCGCCATCCTCAAAAGTCATGTCAGACAGattcatcaacaacaccatcactCCTCTTGCAGATTGGGCCAATAGCACGGGAACGTGGACTGAATTTGACGGACAGGTCTACAAGGTGGACTGGCTCTGGATGAGTCTTTATGGCATATCCTCCTTGGCCATGATCATCTTTACTATTGGGCACGTTGCCTTGCAGTGCAAAATCCGGAGTCCGGATATATTGAGTAGTGTTTCAATGCTGACAAGAGACTCGACATACTTTGCAGTTCCGGATGGTGGCAGTATGCTGGGAGGTATTGAGAGAATTCGGATGCTGAAGAACGAGCATGTAAGGATTGGGGACATCCAACCGCAGTTTGATATAGGCAAAATTGCATTCAGTAATTGGAAAGGTACTGCGGTGCTTGACCGTGGACGGAGATATATTTGA
- a CDS encoding hypothetical protein (MEROPS:MER0026262) yields the protein MNKNTELKASSIERAWQENYRLAEPLIKQACTTSGTPGLAIGIFNHEGKIFDKYLGYRDVNKKLSPDVETIFNIGSMCKGFTALAVACLVTDGKLHWDDRIDKYIEELRDTQIGSSTIRDALSHRTGLSRSDALFIGSDNQLLLSKAQGTSLLASLGSNRPPRQEFIYNNFGYHAVGCVIEKVASMSYGEFLEERIFKPLGMFRTFTTVPPDLDDNVSLAYILYFNLELRQVPSPLISSDTVAFSAGGIRSCTRDLVIFYSFLLRAITTSKNIEEIKMDHKDLRTIFEAAIPLKVTSSLREQSYALGWTRTQLPNQVSEITGNSGLLEEYPTLGNYENGPLLFHHAGNNIGCSSAVYMMPERDIGIVILGNSLGHCDATDWTCQILTEKYLNHSSMVEFSPFITSSALRGRSAMERVRDALAKGREPSVLPGDLSVYTGFFWHESHQFYIQVSVGENGDLIMLLQGRDDETYTLRYYHRNIFVFNETFDQVIERGQWCRPYWFYQIHFVWNDRKVIGLMWRIDETLEEGCAFMKHG from the coding sequence ATGAATAAGAACACCGAGCTCAAAGCCAGCTCTATAGAAAGAGCCTGGCAAGAGAACTACCGACTCGCCGAGCCCCTCATTAAACAAGCCTGCACAACATCTGGAACTCCAGGTCTGGCAATCGGGATATTCAACCACGAGGGCAAGATATTCGACAAGTACTTGGGCTATCGCGATGTAAATAAGAAGCTCAGCCCTGATGTTGAAACAATTTTCAACATTGGGTCCATGTGCAAAGGATTTACAGCGCTTGCTGTTGCCTGCCTGGTTACTGACGGGAAACTACATTGGGATGACCGAATTGATAAATATATAGAAGAACTCCGTGACACTCAAATTGGTTCTTCTACAATTCGAGACGCTTTGAGCCATCGAACTGGACTATCTAGGTCGGATGCACTCTTTATCGGATCCGATAATCAACTGCTTCTGTCTAAAGCTCAGGGGACTTCACTACTTGCGTCACTTGGTTCGAACCGCCCGCCCCGTCAGGAATTTATCTACAACAACTTCGGCTATCACGCAGTTGGCTGTGTGATTGAGAAGGTTGCATCCATGAGCTATGGCGAGTTTCTTGAGGAGCGCATTTTCAAGCCACTGGGAATGTTTCGTACATTCACAACGGTACCCCCAGACCTGGATGACAATGTTTCTCTTGcctatatactatatttcaACCTTGAACTCCGTCAAGTTCCTAGTCCTTTGATTTCGAGCGATACCGTTGCATTTTCTGCCGGAGGGATCCGCAGTTGCACACGCGACCTTGTGATCTTTTACAGTTTTCTTTTACGAGCTATCACTACATCAAAGAATATTGAAGAAATCAAAATGGATCATAAAGACCTCCGCACCATATTTGAAGCTGCAATACCCCTCAAGGTCACCTCATCGCTTCGGGAGCAGTCATATGCTTTAGGCTGGACACGTACGCAGTTGCCAAACCAAGTCAGCGAGATCACTGGTAATTCGGGTTTATTAGAAGAGTATCCAACACTTGGAAACTACGAAAATGGTCCTTTACTATTCCACCATGCTGGAAACAACATTGGCTGCTCATCAGCAGTTTATATGATGCCTGAACGGGATATCGGAATTGTTATACTTGGCAACTCACTCGGCCATTGTGATGCAACCGACTGGACCTGTCAAATTCTTACTGAAAAGTATCTGAACCACAGCAGTATGGTTGAATTTTCTCCTTTTATTACTTCTTCGGCTTTGAGGGGGCGTTCGGCTATGGAGCGTGTACGAGACGCGCTTGCAAAAGGACGAGAACCTAGTGTACTCCCTGGAGACCTAAGCGTATACACAGGCTTCTTTTGGCATGAATCACACCAGTTTTACATTCAAGTCTCGGTGGGCGAAAATGGGGACCTGATCATGTTACTCCAGGGCAGAGATGATGAAACGTATACCCTTCGTTATTATCATCGTAATATTTTCGTCTTTAACGAAACTTTCGATCAGGTCATTGAGCGTGGCCAATGGTGTAGGCCGTATTGGTTCTATCAGATCCATTTTGTTTGGAACGATAGAAAGGTCATTGGACTGATGTGGAGAATTGATGAAACGCTTGAAGAAGGTTGTGCTTTCATGAAACATGGCTGA
- a CDS encoding hypothetical protein (TransMembrane:7 (o12-33i54-75o95-118i130-153o173-193i214-235o247-272i)), translating to MDGASYFSENDISGILIIPHAILSFVATVFVGLRVWTSRYITKTPATLDQWVSVVALLINHGLLIAEGICVHYGYGQNIIKVTNDYGGVSNFLRTFVACEITYGLSCAVSKIAVLTMYYRIFSSSKLLRYSTWIMSSIITAWAIATVLVSIFSCDPIRGFWDKTIPARCIDTNKFYIGITIPNIMFDIATVALPVREVWKLQLGRDKKWAITTIFLLGGSVVLASIGRLVLFMIYKSSQNITQVMIFGHLASSAEVCLAIIGACLPSCAPLLKKALQRFVSTVSEEDKGNTDKAHGSALVTIGQKRSRGRANPTTLGGNDNGSFERLDDNGSFQGSTDGLYNNKPDAKQIHIQREFELDSENGDIPLKDL from the exons ATGGACGGTGCTAGCTACTTCTCTGAGAATGACATCTCTGGCATTCTTATTATCCCCCACGCCATCCTCAGCTTTGTCGCTACAGTGTTTGTTGGTTTGCGAGTTTGGACCTCCCGGTACATCACAAAGACGCCCGCGACCCTTGATCAGTGGGTCTCTGTTGTCGCTTTG TTAATCAACCATGGCCTATTGATTGCCGAAGGGATTT GTGTACATTATGGTTACGGACAGAATATCATCAAGGTGACGAATGATTATGGCGGTGTTTCCAACTTCCTCAGA ACTTTCGTTGCCTGCGAAATCACATATGGCCTCTCCTGCGCTGTTTCCAAGATAGCAGTACTTACTATGTACTACCGTatcttctcatcttccaAGTTACTTCGTTACTCGACATGGATTATGTCCTCTATCATTACTGCATGGGCAATCGCCACTGTCTTGGTCAGCA TCTTTAGTTGCGACCCCATCCGAGGCTTCTGGGACAAGACTATACCAGCCCGGTGCATCGATACCAACAAGTTCTACATTGGAATTACTATTCCTAATATCATGTTCGATATTGCAACAGTAGCACTACCTGTCCGCGAAGTCTGGAAACTGCAGCTGGGCAGAGATAAGAAGTGGGCTATCACCACTATATTCTTACTCGGTGGCAG TGTCGTACTTGCCTCAATAGGTCGTCTCGTCCTGTTTATGATCTACAAAAGCTCGCAAAACATCACTCAAGTCATGATATTTGGACACCTGGCATCATCTGCTGAAGTATGTCTTGCTATTATCGGCGCCTGTCTACCGTCCTGTGCGCCACTCCTAAAGAAAGCGCTGCAGAGATTCGTCTCTACGGTGTCAGAAGAGGACAAGGGCAACACGGATAAAGCCCATGGATCTGCATTAGTCACTATAGGCCAAAAGCGCAGTCGTGGTCGTGCTAACCCAACTACACTTGGAGGAAATGACAATGGGTCTTTTGAGCGTCTTGATGATAATGGGAGCTTCCAGGGGTCAACTGATGGCTTATATAACAACAAGCCTGATGCGAAGCAGATACATATTCAACGTGAATTTGAGTTGGATAGTGAAAACGGGGATATTCCGTTGAAGGATCTTTAG
- a CDS encoding hypothetical protein (TransMembrane:8 (i45-62o114-134i146-166o178-198i210-230o325-344i356-375o381-400i)), whose amino-acid sequence MAPMASQSNPQVDNPAGKTTIQESQSQVPICDWTEKAEIKLRRKIDFTVLPILMLGLFALQLDRGNVGYAMTTSFTDDLGITKDIVNYGNQLMLAAVVIFEIPFNMVLSRFGPALWLIIQIFAWGTVATGQAAIHNKSGFYATRFLLGMWEAGYLAAALTIIASFYTRKEMALRATLVYVGNYCSAGVSGLLAGLIFRIPETSGFKRWQWLFLIDGLFTILVGVVFIFIMPRSTTDTLPLAGIKRFNVFTDKERDILAKRVILDDPRKSVKLSGISPMTALRICLTNFPMWGHFSINAVNITPKGGLVFYTPTIIKNLGFSASTASFLSAVHNFGVCILSIFVSWISDKTLLRGPVCLISGVYSFVFSGVQYAVVGSGDVWMKYAILTLLNSGVAIAQALNDAWFSINTHDPQIRCIGPGIGRSVTSLFATKHYKNVALIARRPVHLRIEKAAVQEAAGPSVNVQTYALDATDTDALLSALKRIEEDLGRIECVFYNAARVQNSSFFDYDVKEIEYDFKISVSALYSTTQYLIPRLVELANTPSQYKPALIVTSSMLPFEPMTDLFALSLVKAAQRNLVQSLAMVYKPQGVHVGVINVAGFVSEEEKERNPKNIAHRTWEWFTSDGDDSPFEVRI is encoded by the exons ATGGCTCCCATGGCTTCCCAGTCCAACCCTCAGGTCGACAACCCCGCTGGGAAGACGACAATACAGGAGTCTCAAAGTCAAGTTCCTATTTGTGACTGGACTGAAAAGGCCGAAATAAAGCTGAGAAGAAA AATTGACTTTACAGTCTTGCCAATCCTCATGCTCGGTCTCTTCGCCTTACAGCTAGATAGAGGTAATGTGGGCTACGCAATGACAACAAGCTTCACAGATGATCTCGGTATAACCAAAGATATCGTCAACTATGGCAACCAACTCATGCTAGCTGCTGTTGTCATCTTCGAAATTCCCTTCAACATGGTTTTATCCAGATTTGGCCCTGCCCTTTGGCTCATTATACAGATATTTGCGTGGGGGACAGTTGCAACAGGCCAAGCAGCTATACACAATAAATCAGGGTTTTACGCCACACGATTTCTGCTTGGAATGTGGGAGGCTGGATACCTAGCTGCTGCGCTGACGATTATCGCGTCGTTTTACACTCGGAAAGAAATGGCACTGCGAGCTAccctggtttatgttgggaATTACTGCTCTGCCGGTGTGAGTGGACTGCTTGCCGGTCTGATCTTCAGAATCCCAGAGACAAGTGGCTTCAAGCGATGGCAGTGGCTTTTTCTTATCGACGGTCTCTTTACTATACTCGTCGGCGTTGtattcatcttcatcatgccCCGCTCGACGACAGATACGCTTCCACTCGCAGGTATTAAAAGGTTCAACGTGTTTACCGACAAAGAGAGAGACATCCTTGCCAAGCGCGTCATTCTCGATGATCCGCGCAAGTCAGTCAAGCTCTCTGGAATCAGTCCCATGACTGCGCTTCGCATTTGCTTGACAAACTTTCCAATGTGGGGTCATTTCAGCATCAATGCGGTTAATATCACTCCTAAAGGAGGGTTGGTCTTTTACACGCCTACCATTATCAAGAACCTCGGCTTCTCTGCATCTACTGCTAGTTTCTTGTCAGCCGTTCATAACTTTGGAGTATGTATCTTGTCAATCTTCGTGTCTTGGATCAGCGACAAGACATTGCTACGCGGCCCAGTTTGTCTAATATCCGGCGTGTATTCGTTTGTCTTCTCAGGTGTTCAATATGCTGTTGTCGGTAGTGGCGACGTTTGGATGAAGTACGCTATCCTGACGCTACTCAACTCTGGTGTGGCAATAGCCCAGGCGCTTAATGATGCGTGGTTTAGTATCAACACTCATGATCCTCAAATCAGATGCATTG GGCCAGGAATTGGCCGTTCAGTTACCTCCCTTTTTGCAACCAAGCACTATAAAAATGTTGCGTTGATCGCTCGGCGCCCTGTACATCTGAGGATCGAGAAAGCTGCGGTGCAGGAGGCAGCAGGCCCAAGTGTCAACGTGCAAACATATGCTCTCGACGCTACTGACACCGATGCATTACTGTCCGCCCTTAAGCGTATCGAAGAAGATCTTGGTAGAATTGAGTGCGTTTTCTACAATGCCGCTCGAGTTCAGAACTCTTCTTTTTTCGACTATGATGTCAAGGAGATCGAATACGACTTTAAA ATCAGTGTTTCCGCACTTTACTCAACCACACAGTACTTGATACCCCGTCTTGTTGAACTGGCAAACACCCCATCTCAATATAAGCCAGCTTTGATCGTTACTAGCTCTATGTTACCATTCGAACCGATGACTGATCTATTTGCCTTGTCACTTGTCAAGGCGGCGCAACGAAACCTGGTCCAGAGTCTAGCTATGGTATACAAACCCCAGGGAGTTCACGTGGGTGTTATCAATGTTGCAGGGTTTGTttctgaagaagaaaaggagcgAAATCCTAAAAATATTGCGCACAGAACGTGGGAATGGTTCACATCGGATGGAGACGATTCACCTTTTGAGGTTAGAATTTGA